In the genome of Dermacentor silvarum isolate Dsil-2018 chromosome 1, BIME_Dsil_1.4, whole genome shotgun sequence, one region contains:
- the LOC119455436 gene encoding uncharacterized protein LOC119455436 — protein sequence MRTSGFAPPFRPLDFVGSSRSAFSTTPLPKTVVLDAAWTNLSPSTSTLRSTIREQSIPVAPCGLGGCAQTQTANPFTLVMQVFQRALVRLLLPSLVTASLAVPLQYRAWSDEHDRIACHPSLMRTSGFAPPFRPLDFVGSSRSAFSTTPLPKTVVLDAAWTNLSPSTSTLRSTIREQSIPVAPCGLGGCAQTQTANPFTLVMQVSKAYSLFSKKSSNRFLLQLPSPHCCLLVALECSDVIRALLMMSGDVESNPGPDSDALLAELKNLSAGQSQLISQVQDLKTHLVSTDKAIADLGRRMTDLEGHYQNLVSLRSDFETVKTCTAQVATVVHRLETRIDDAENQSRRNNLIFYGLPESTGSETFAQTEQLIIKHCQDHLNICIEPKEIERAHRLGHRTDTNRHRPIIAKFTFHKTKELVLSNGRKFKGTSFSVGEDFSRSVQNARRHLVTFAKSKSLPFSLRFKTLHMGHKRYVYDEQTQSVKEII from the coding sequence ATGCGCACCTCTGGATTTGCACCGCCCTTCAGACCCCTGGATTTCGTCGGGAGCAGCAGATCTGCGTTTTCGACGACACCGCTACCGAAGACGGTAGTGCTCgatgcagcgtggacaaacctgtcgccatcaacatcaactcTCCGGTCAACTATAAGAGAGCAGTCAATACCGGTGGCGCCTTGTGGgctcggcggctgtgcacagacgcagaccgctaatccattcactcttgtcatgcaggtgtTTCAGCGCGCACTCGTGCGCCTGTTGCTTCCATCCTTAGTGACGGCTTCCCTGGCAGTCCCGCTGCAATATCGTGCCTGGTCAGATGAACATGACAGGATTGCCTGTCACCCATCCCTGATGCGCACCTCTGGATTTGCACCGCCCTTCAGACCCCTGGATTTCGTCGGGAGCAGCAGATCTGCGTTTTCGACGACACCGCTACCGAAGACGGTAGTGCTCgatgcagcgtggacaaacctgtcgccatcaacatcaactcTCCGGTCAACTATAAGAGAGCAGTCAATACCGGTGGCGCCTTGTGGgctcggcggctgtgcacagacgcagaccgctaatccattcactcttgtcatgcaggttAGTAAAGCTTACAGTCTTTTTTCTAAGAAGTCTAGCAATCGTTTCCTGCTTCAGCTGCCGAGCCCGCACTGCTGCCTTCTTGTCGCTCTTGAGTGTTCTGATGTAATTCGTGCTTTGTTGATGATGTCGGGTGATGTCGAAAGCAACCCGGGCCCGGACTCCGATGCTTTACTAGCTGAATTGAAGAACTTGTCTGCTGGACAGTCGCAATTAATCAGTCAGGTTCAAGACCTGAAAACTCATCTAGTGTCGACGGACAAAGCTATTGCTGATCTGGGCAGGCGCATGACTGATCTAGAGGGGCATTATCAAAATCTTGTCTCCCTACGCTCTGACTTCGAAACCGTGAAAACGTGTACCGCTCAAGTGGCCACCGTGGTACACAGGCTTGAaacgcgtattgatgacgccgagAACCAGTCACGACGCAATAATCTTATTTTTTATGGCCTCCCTGAATCAACTGGATCAGAGACGTTTGCCCAGACCGAGCAACTTATCATCAAGCACTGCCAGGATCATTTGAATATTTGTATCGAGCCGAAAGAAATTGAGCGCGCACATCGTCTCGGTCATCGCACAGATACTAACCGCCACCGTCCTATCATAGCGAAATTCACCTTCCATAAAACAAAAGAATTGGTTCTTTCTAACGGCCGCAAGTTCAAAGGAACCAGCTTCAGCGTTGGAGAGGATTTCTCTCGTTCCGTACAAAAcgctcgccggcatctcgttACTTTCGCTAAAAGCAAATCATTACCTTTCTCTCTGCGATTCAAAACACTGCATATGGGCCATAAGCGCTACGTCTACGACGAGCAAACACAATCTGTCAAAGAAATAATATAG